In Pedobacter sp. W3I1, one DNA window encodes the following:
- a CDS encoding S1C family serine protease, with amino-acid sequence MRNDLELDAIIEDYLLGKLNAQETEAFEQLRLNDATVDHKVVSHKFFLASMETFAEQLRLKEQLNHIHSEIDVESLASTLRPHPSRVVQLWRKHKSAIAVAASFVVLSLVSIYSIQHNTQQAERYRQLSNQVNNAIKTQNSLIRNIKHNNTIAGKPNTQNSFGGTGFAISTNGYILTNLHIINGADSLYVQNSKGESFKVKSVYTDPQNDIAILKINDKHFSNLSSIPYTIKRNTSNIGEIVYTLGYPKDDAVLGEGYVSSKNGFIGDTTQYQVAISVNPGNSGGPVLDNNGNLVGIISGKPDQTEGAAFAIKSKYILEAMRAIPQDSLGVNKLSANKKSLLSGLKRTKQIEKIQDYVFMIKAY; translated from the coding sequence ATGAGAAACGATTTGGAGTTAGATGCAATTATTGAAGATTATCTTTTAGGTAAACTTAATGCACAGGAAACTGAAGCTTTTGAACAGCTACGTCTTAATGATGCCACAGTAGATCATAAAGTAGTTTCGCATAAGTTCTTTTTAGCATCTATGGAGACATTTGCTGAACAGTTGCGCTTAAAAGAACAGTTGAATCATATTCATTCAGAAATTGATGTGGAAAGTTTGGCTTCTACACTTAGGCCTCATCCTTCACGTGTGGTTCAATTGTGGCGTAAACATAAATCTGCAATTGCAGTTGCAGCATCTTTCGTTGTACTCTCTCTGGTTTCTATTTACTCTATTCAGCATAATACTCAACAGGCAGAGCGTTACAGACAGTTAAGTAATCAGGTGAATAATGCTATTAAAACACAAAATAGCTTAATCAGAAATATTAAACATAATAATACAATTGCTGGTAAGCCAAATACTCAGAATAGTTTTGGTGGTACTGGTTTTGCCATTTCTACAAATGGCTACATTTTAACTAACCTGCATATTATTAATGGCGCTGATTCTTTATATGTACAAAACAGTAAAGGAGAATCGTTTAAGGTAAAATCGGTTTATACCGATCCTCAAAATGATATTGCAATTCTTAAAATAAACGATAAACACTTCAGTAACTTATCTTCTATTCCTTATACCATTAAAAGAAATACAAGTAACATTGGTGAAATTGTATACACTTTGGGTTATCCAAAAGATGATGCTGTACTTGGAGAGGGGTACGTGAGTTCTAAAAATGGTTTTATTGGAGATACCACTCAGTATCAGGTGGCTATTTCAGTTAATCCAGGTAATAGCGGTGGCCCGGTTTTAGATAATAACGGAAATTTGGTAGGTATTATTAGTGGCAAGCCAGATCAGACAGAAGGCGCAGCCTTTGCCATTAAATCAAAATATATTTTAGAGGCAATGAGGGCTATTCCCCAGGATTCACTAGGCGTAAATAAACTTTCTGCCAACAAAAAGAGCTTACTGTCTGGTTTAAAACGCACCAAACAGATCGAAAAAATACAAGATTATGTATTTATGATAAAAGCATACTAA
- a CDS encoding RNA polymerase sigma factor produces the protein MNNSLKSSVPTDREVILGILNNSEDTLNKLYKAYYAMVLQFILNNNGDEDDAKDVYQEGIIILYNKIKAGNFELSSKLKTYIYSVCRRIWLKKLSLNSKKTGSITDYEDVFAVEEDVEHHEEKDAAFVKMQSALDHLGEPCKTIIQDFYIHNLSMQDICEKFGYTNTDNAKTQKYKCLQRLKKIFFQP, from the coding sequence GTGAATAACAGTTTAAAGAGTTCAGTTCCAACAGATAGAGAGGTTATTTTAGGTATTCTAAATAACTCAGAAGATACACTTAACAAGTTATACAAGGCTTATTATGCAATGGTTTTGCAGTTTATCCTAAATAATAATGGTGATGAAGATGATGCAAAAGATGTTTACCAGGAAGGCATAATAATTTTATATAACAAAATTAAGGCAGGTAATTTTGAGCTCAGCAGCAAACTGAAAACCTATATTTATTCGGTTTGCAGGCGTATTTGGCTAAAGAAACTTAGCCTAAACAGTAAAAAGACCGGTAGTATTACCGATTATGAAGATGTATTTGCTGTTGAGGAAGATGTAGAACACCACGAAGAGAAAGATGCTGCTTTTGTGAAAATGCAATCGGCACTCGATCATCTGGGTGAACCTTGTAAAACCATTATTCAGGATTTTTATATCCACAATTTATCCATGCAGGATATCTGCGAAAAGTTCGGCTATACCAATACCGACAATGCAAAAACGCAGAAATATAAATGCCTGCAAAGGTTAAAGAAAATATTTTTTCAACCATAA